Proteins encoded by one window of Salvia splendens isolate huo1 chromosome 7, SspV2, whole genome shotgun sequence:
- the LOC121742396 gene encoding 36.4 kDa proline-rich protein isoform X1 — translation MDNHKIAQIIIFLNLGTLLVTIACPTCEIPTPPKVKPPHPPKPPAPTPTPHVPKPPIHPPHVKPPYHPKPTPTVPPKVKPPPMVKPPPTVPKPPVVEPPVVPKPPVVTPTPPVVPKPPVVEPPVVPKPPVVTPTPPVVPKPPVVEPPVVPKPPVVEPPVTPTPPIVKPTPPSETPCPPPPPTIPRPPPKASDTCPIDTLKLGACVDLLGGLVHIGVGPSAKEKCCPVLEGLVGLDAALCLCTTIKAKLLNINIILPIALEVLVGCGKTPPSGFQCPA, via the coding sequence ATGGACAACCACAAAATTGCTCAAatcataatatttctcaatttAGGAACTCTTCTTGTTACTATAGCATGCCCAACTTGTGAGATCCCTACTCCACCAAAGGTGAAACCACCACACCCCCCTAAGCCTCCGGCGCCGACACCAACGCCCCACGTCCCCAAACCACCGATACACCCGCCACATGTAAAACCGCCGTACCACCCCAAGCCAACACCTACCGTCCCGCCAAAGGTGAAACCGCCTCCCATGGTCAAGCCACCACCCACTGTACCCAAGCCTCCCGTAGTCGAGCCACCAGTCGTACCAAAACCACCCGTTGTCACTCCCACACCGCCTGTCGTGCCTAAACCTCCAGTAGTCGAGCCACCAGTCGTACCAAAACCACCTGTTGTCACTCCCACACCACCTGTCGTGCCCAAACCTCCCGTAGTTGAGCCACCAGTCGTACCAAAACCTCCCGTAGTTGAGCCACCGGTCACTCCCACACCTCCCATTGTCAAACCCACTCCACCATCAGAAACTCCgtgtccaccaccaccaccaacgaTACCGCGACCACCACCAAAGGCATCAGACACGTGCCCAATCGACACCTTGAAACTAGGCGCGTGTGTCGACCTATTGGGTGGCCTCGTGCACATAGGGGTTGGGCCAAGCGCCAAGGAAAAGTGCTGCCCGGTGCTAGAGGGGCTAGTGGGGTTGGACGCTGCCCTCTGCCTATGCACTACCATCAAAGCCAAGCTTCTCAATATCAACATTATCCTCCCCATTGCCCTAGAAGTTCTTGTTGGCTGTGGCAAAACTCCACCTTCTGGATTTCAATGCCCTGCTTAG
- the LOC121742396 gene encoding 36.4 kDa proline-rich protein isoform X2, which translates to MDNHKIAQIIIFLNLGTLLVTIACPTCEIPTPPKVKPPHPPKPPAPTPTPHVPKPPIHPPHVKPPYHPKPTPTVPPKVKPPPMVKPPPTVPKPPVVEPPVVPKPPVVTPTPPVVPKPPVVEPPVVPKPPVVEPPVVPKPPVVEPPVTPTPPIVKPTPPSETPCPPPPPTIPRPPPKASDTCPIDTLKLGACVDLLGGLVHIGVGPSAKEKCCPVLEGLVGLDAALCLCTTIKAKLLNINIILPIALEVLVGCGKTPPSGFQCPA; encoded by the exons ATGGACAACCACAAAATTGCTCAAatcataatatttctcaatttAGGAACTCTTCTTGTTACTATAGCATGCCCAACTTGTGAGATCCCTACTCCACCAAAGGTGAAACCACCACACCCCCCTAAGCCTCCGGCGCCGACACCAACGCCCCACGTCCCCAAACCACCGATACACCCGCCACATGTAAAACCGCCGTACCACCCCAAGCCAACACCTACCGTCCCGCCAAAGGTGAAACCGCCTCCCATGGTCAAGCCACCACCCACTGTACCCAAGCCTCCCGTAGTCGAGCCACCAGTCGTACCAAAACCACCCGTTGTCACTCCCACACCGCCTGTCGTGCCTAAACCTCCAGTAGTCGAGCCACCAGTCGTACCAAAAC CTCCCGTAGTTGAGCCACCAGTCGTACCAAAACCTCCCGTAGTTGAGCCACCGGTCACTCCCACACCTCCCATTGTCAAACCCACTCCACCATCAGAAACTCCgtgtccaccaccaccaccaacgaTACCGCGACCACCACCAAAGGCATCAGACACGTGCCCAATCGACACCTTGAAACTAGGCGCGTGTGTCGACCTATTGGGTGGCCTCGTGCACATAGGGGTTGGGCCAAGCGCCAAGGAAAAGTGCTGCCCGGTGCTAGAGGGGCTAGTGGGGTTGGACGCTGCCCTCTGCCTATGCACTACCATCAAAGCCAAGCTTCTCAATATCAACATTATCCTCCCCATTGCCCTAGAAGTTCTTGTTGGCTGTGGCAAAACTCCACCTTCTGGATTTCAATGCCCTGCTTAG
- the LOC121742396 gene encoding 36.4 kDa proline-rich protein isoform X3: protein MDNHKIAQIIIFLNLGTLLVTIACPTCEIPTPPKVKPPHPPKPPAPTPTPHVPKPPIHPPHVKPPYHPKPTPTVPPKVKPPPMVKPPPTVPKPPVVEPPVVPKPPVVEPPVVPKPPVVEPPVTPTPPIVKPTPPSETPCPPPPPTIPRPPPKASDTCPIDTLKLGACVDLLGGLVHIGVGPSAKEKCCPVLEGLVGLDAALCLCTTIKAKLLNINIILPIALEVLVGCGKTPPSGFQCPA, encoded by the exons ATGGACAACCACAAAATTGCTCAAatcataatatttctcaatttAGGAACTCTTCTTGTTACTATAGCATGCCCAACTTGTGAGATCCCTACTCCACCAAAGGTGAAACCACCACACCCCCCTAAGCCTCCGGCGCCGACACCAACGCCCCACGTCCCCAAACCACCGATACACCCGCCACATGTAAAACCGCCGTACCACCCCAAGCCAACACCTACCGTCCCGCCAAAGGTGAAACCGCCTCCCATGGTCAAGCCACCACCCACTGTACCCAAGCCTCCCGTAGTCGAGCCACCAGTCGTACCAAAAC CTCCCGTAGTTGAGCCACCAGTCGTACCAAAACCTCCCGTAGTTGAGCCACCGGTCACTCCCACACCTCCCATTGTCAAACCCACTCCACCATCAGAAACTCCgtgtccaccaccaccaccaacgaTACCGCGACCACCACCAAAGGCATCAGACACGTGCCCAATCGACACCTTGAAACTAGGCGCGTGTGTCGACCTATTGGGTGGCCTCGTGCACATAGGGGTTGGGCCAAGCGCCAAGGAAAAGTGCTGCCCGGTGCTAGAGGGGCTAGTGGGGTTGGACGCTGCCCTCTGCCTATGCACTACCATCAAAGCCAAGCTTCTCAATATCAACATTATCCTCCCCATTGCCCTAGAAGTTCTTGTTGGCTGTGGCAAAACTCCACCTTCTGGATTTCAATGCCCTGCTTAG
- the LOC121810851 gene encoding UDP-glycosyltransferase 71A15-like has product MTEVADEFSIPAYLYFTSDASFLSFTMFMQRLTDEHHVDITEFRDSNEKLPVPGFFNLVPATVMPSILLDKDGGSAIVMSSARLIRKTRGIFINTFQELEPNIILSTDDQLPPVYAVGPLLSFQTLVESEFSDVIEFLDQQPRKSVGFLCFGSLGSFT; this is encoded by the coding sequence ATGACGGAGGTCGCCGACGAATTCTCGATCCCAGCCTACTTATACTTCACATCCGACGCCAGCTTCCTCTCCTTCACGATGTTCATGCAACGCCTGACCGACGAACACCACGTCGATATAACGGAATTTAGAGATTCCAACGAAAAGCTCCCCGTCCCGGGATTTTTCAACTTAGTCCCGGCGACGGTCATGCCCTCCATCCTGCTCGACAAAGACGGCGGCTCCGCCATCGTCATGTCGTCGGCGCGGCTGATTCGGAAAACCAGAGGGATCTTCATCAACACTTTTCAAGAGCTCGAGCCGAACATAATTCTTTCCACCGACGATCAATTGCCGCCGGTCTACGCCGTGGGGCCTCTCCTCAGCTTCCAAACCCTGGTGGAATCCGAATTCTCCGACGTGATTGAATTTCTTGATCAGCAACCGCGAAAATCAGTAGGGTTCCTCTGCTTCGGCAGCCTGGGGAGTTTCACATAG
- the LOC121811427 gene encoding putative UDP-glucose flavonoid 3-O-glucosyltransferase 3, which yields MNKSELVFVPSPGLSHLIPTVETTKLLLLRDSRLSATVLLLPPIIKDTNAETYIKTTSSNPTFSPRLKFIHLPPIQHSNTHFFEQFDCQIPNVRHEISKQNPRPAAVVLDLFCTEFVSVAAEFGLPAYLFFTGGAICLGVFQHLVSLRFDRNEDVTRYKNAEVDLHVPYFSLPVPAKVLPAVTVDEIFFPEIFLSHFKRFSEMKGVLINTFYEMEPYAIESLLSDDKTPEIYPVGPVLKVESTFIDEDDDVKKWLDDQPENSVVYLCFGTVGVFDEMQVREIAKGLEDSGSRFLWSLKRRENSEYFEGFLERTKGIGRVMGWAPQAAVLAHPAVGGFVSHCGWNSTLESVWFGVPMAAFPMHAEQQLNAFYQVKEMGMAEAITLDYQMDFTGVKPPESVGWEVIAGAIRRLMAEEGGSGVRRKVEEMGRKAREALGEGGSSYNALTLFIEDVMRNVD from the coding sequence ATGAACAAATCCGAACTTGTATTCGTTCCATCTCCCGGGCTGAGCCACCTCATCCCCACCGTGGAGACCACCaagctcctcctcctccgcgaCAGCCGCCTCTCCGCCAccgtcctcctcctccctccCATCATCAAAGACACCAACGCCGAAACCTACATCAAAACCACCTCTTCCAACCCCACATTTTCCCCCCGACTAAAATTCATCCACCTCCCTCCCATCCAACACTCTAACACGCATTTCTTCGAGCAATTCGACTGCCAAATCCCTAACGTCCGCCACGAAATCTCCAAGCAAAATCCCCGCCCCGCCGCCGTCGTGCTCGACCTTTTCTGCACGGAGTTCGTCTCCGTCGCCGCCGAATTCGGCCTGCCGGCGTACCTTTTCTTTACCGGAGGCGCCATCTGCCTCGGCGTGTTCCAGCACCTCGTCTCGCTGCGATTCGACCGCAACGAAGACGTCACGAGGTACAAAAACGCGGAGGTGGACTTGCACGTGCCTTACTTTTCGCTCCCGGTCCCGGCGAAAGTCCTGCCGGCGGTGACCGTGGATGAGATCTTCTTTCCGGAGATCTTCCTGAGCCATTTCAAGAGATTCTCTGAGATGAAGGGCGTTTTGATCAACACGTTTTACGAGATGGAGCCCTACGCGATTGAGTCGCTCTTGTCCGATGATAAGACGCCCGAGATTTACCCGGTCGGGCCGGTTTTGAAGGTGGAGAGCACATTTATTGACGAAGATGACGATGTGAAGAAATGGCTCGACGATCAGCCGGAAAATTCAGTTGTTTACTTGTGTTTCGGAACCGTCGgtgtgtttgatgaaatgcaaGTGAGGGAAATCGCCAAGGGTTTGGAAGATAGTGGGAGTCGTTTCTTGTGGTCGTTGAAGAGGAGAGAGAATTCCGAATATTTCGAGGGATTCTTGGAAAGGACTAAAGGGATTGGGAGAGTGATGGGGTGGGCCCCGCAGGCGGCCGTGCTGGCTCATCCTGCGGTGGGAGGGTTTGTGTCGCACTGTGGGTGGAACTCGACGCTGGAGAGCGTGTGGTTTGGAGTGCCGATGGCTGCGTTTCCGATGCATGCGGAGCAGCAGCTGAATGCGTTTTATCAGGTCAAGGAGATGGGGATGGCGGAGGCGATTACGTTGGATTATCAGATGGATTTTACGGGAGTGAAGCCGCCCGAGAGTGTGGGGTGGGAGGTGATCGCGGGGGCGATAAGGCGGCTGATGGCGGAGGAGGGAGGGAGTGGGGTGAGGAGGAAGGTGGAGGAGATGGGGAGGAAGGCTAGGGAAGCTTTGGGGGAGGGTGGATCTTCTTACAATGCTCTAACTCTTTTTATTGAGGATGTTATGAGAAATGTGGATTGA